One Mycobacterium sp. SMC-4 DNA window includes the following coding sequences:
- a CDS encoding dihydrodipicolinate reductase, translating into MTVKVFQVATGNVGTEMIKRIATHPDLELIGVHCYSPEKVGADVGELAGLAPIGVTATGSVEEIIAAKPDVLTFHGVFPDEDLYVQILEAGIDIVTTADWITGWHRDRNHPHHSGKPVTQLLQEACEKGGSTFYGTGMNPGLNQILGVVCSADVAEIENVTTIESVDVSCHHSKDTWIEVGYGQPADDPEIPGKLEKYTRVFADSVLLMADCFGLELDEVKFEYELGACTKDVDLGWYQLPKGSLGGNYIKYVGTVDGIPRVETHLEWQMTPYTDPSWDIKGCYITHIKGDPNIYNKHMIFPKPGVDLSDPTAFASIGMTVTGLPALNAIKSVIAAPPGIVTSADLPLRGFAGRFKL; encoded by the coding sequence ATGACAGTCAAAGTGTTTCAGGTCGCGACCGGCAACGTCGGCACGGAAATGATCAAACGAATCGCCACCCATCCCGACCTCGAATTGATCGGGGTGCACTGTTACTCGCCCGAGAAGGTCGGCGCAGATGTCGGTGAACTCGCCGGGCTGGCGCCGATCGGGGTGACCGCCACCGGCAGTGTCGAGGAGATCATCGCCGCCAAGCCCGATGTCCTGACGTTCCACGGTGTGTTCCCCGACGAGGATCTGTATGTGCAGATCCTGGAAGCCGGCATCGACATCGTCACCACCGCCGACTGGATCACCGGCTGGCACCGGGACCGCAACCACCCGCACCACTCGGGCAAACCGGTCACGCAGCTGCTGCAAGAGGCCTGCGAAAAGGGCGGTTCGACGTTCTATGGCACCGGCATGAACCCCGGTCTCAACCAGATCCTCGGGGTGGTGTGTTCGGCTGACGTCGCCGAGATCGAGAACGTCACGACGATCGAATCGGTCGACGTGTCGTGCCATCACTCCAAGGACACCTGGATCGAGGTCGGCTACGGCCAGCCGGCCGATGACCCGGAGATTCCCGGCAAGCTGGAGAAGTACACCCGGGTGTTCGCCGACAGCGTGCTGTTGATGGCGGACTGCTTCGGGCTCGAGCTCGACGAGGTGAAGTTCGAATACGAGCTCGGCGCGTGCACCAAGGACGTCGATCTGGGCTGGTACCAACTGCCCAAAGGCTCACTGGGCGGCAATTACATCAAGTACGTGGGGACAGTCGACGGAATCCCGCGGGTGGAAACCCATCTGGAGTGGCAGATGACGCCCTACACCGACCCCAGCTGGGACATCAAGGGCTGCTACATCACGCACATCAAAGGCGACCCGAACATCTACAACAAGCACATGATCTTCCCGAAACCCGGCGTGGACCTGTCTGACCCCACCGCGTTCGCCTCGATCGGGATGACGGTCACCGGGCTGCCGGCGCTCAACGCGATCAAGTCCGTCATCGCGGCGCCTCCCGGCATCGTCACCAGTGCGGACCTACCGTTACGTGGGTTCGCCGGCCGGTTCAAACTCTAG
- a CDS encoding Rieske 2Fe-2S domain-containing protein has product MAKPPLSMKPTGWFQVAWSDEIAVGDVHTMKYFDQEMVAWRSESGQMTVMNAYCEHLGAHLGFGGTVKGEVLQCPFHGWQWNQQGRNVCIPYEDRPNRGRRIKTYPVVERNESVYIWHDILGREPFFDAPDIFASFGDEKTAADYYPQQRLFRQGLEMHPQYVLENGVDFAHFKYVHNTPIVPKFTRHDFDDPVSYVDFTITFEGDDGQKIEDVGSGVEAINGGLGIAVTKSWGMVDNRTISAITPVDESTSDIRFMVYIGRPDRDVRDPARAQAKATEFGAEVIRQFSQDIHIWSHQRYSDPPALAGSELAGFTAIRTWAMKFYPDGKGGNAADLAARREAMS; this is encoded by the coding sequence ATGGCCAAGCCACCCCTGTCGATGAAGCCGACCGGATGGTTTCAGGTTGCCTGGTCGGATGAGATCGCCGTCGGCGACGTGCACACGATGAAGTACTTCGACCAGGAGATGGTCGCGTGGCGGTCCGAGTCGGGCCAGATGACCGTGATGAATGCCTACTGCGAGCACCTCGGAGCACACCTGGGCTTCGGCGGAACCGTCAAAGGTGAAGTGTTGCAATGCCCGTTCCACGGATGGCAATGGAATCAGCAGGGCCGAAACGTGTGCATCCCCTACGAGGACCGGCCTAACCGCGGACGACGGATCAAAACCTACCCCGTCGTGGAACGCAATGAGTCGGTCTACATCTGGCACGACATCCTGGGCCGAGAACCATTCTTCGATGCGCCGGATATCTTCGCCAGTTTCGGAGACGAAAAGACCGCCGCCGATTATTACCCGCAGCAGCGGTTGTTCCGCCAGGGGCTGGAGATGCATCCCCAGTATGTCCTCGAAAACGGCGTGGACTTCGCGCATTTCAAGTATGTGCACAACACCCCGATCGTGCCGAAGTTCACCCGGCACGACTTCGACGACCCGGTGTCCTACGTCGATTTCACCATTACGTTCGAAGGTGACGACGGGCAGAAGATCGAGGATGTCGGCAGCGGAGTCGAAGCCATCAACGGCGGACTCGGTATCGCGGTGACCAAGAGCTGGGGCATGGTCGACAATCGGACCATCTCGGCGATCACCCCCGTCGACGAGTCGACCTCGGATATCCGATTCATGGTCTATATCGGCCGACCGGATCGAGACGTGCGAGACCCGGCACGTGCGCAGGCCAAGGCGACAGAATTCGGCGCCGAGGTGATCCGCCAGTTCAGCCAGGACATCCACATCTGGTCCCATCAGCGCTATTCGGACCCGCCCGCGTTGGCCGGCTCGGAGCTCGCGGGTTTCACCGCAATCCGGACGTGGGCCATGAAGTTCTATCCCGACGGCAAAGGTGGAAACGCCGCCGACTTGGCCGCCCGCAGAGAGGCAATGTCATGA
- a CDS encoding TetR/AcrR family transcriptional regulator, with protein sequence MTEVPATRVRRPNKRGQATRATMLEAALTALASGDPASVSANRIAKDIGATWGAVQYQFGDADGFWAAVLHLTAQRRADLFSDVGADEPLRDRVTAIIETLYHGLAAPDSRAIENLRAALPREPSELERLYPQTAAELYSWGQSWLQTCRNAFVGLDVDPERVREVAALIPGAMRGLASERQLGSYADLDVARRGLTNALVAYLQGTDDAG encoded by the coding sequence ATGACCGAGGTGCCTGCTACGCGCGTTCGGCGTCCCAACAAGCGCGGGCAGGCTACTCGCGCCACCATGCTGGAGGCAGCGCTGACCGCACTGGCGTCCGGCGATCCCGCGTCGGTGTCGGCCAACCGCATCGCCAAAGACATCGGCGCCACCTGGGGCGCGGTGCAGTATCAGTTCGGCGACGCCGACGGCTTCTGGGCGGCGGTGCTGCATCTGACCGCACAACGGCGCGCCGATCTGTTCAGTGACGTCGGCGCCGACGAGCCGCTGCGCGACCGGGTCACCGCCATCATCGAGACGCTGTATCACGGTCTGGCCGCTCCGGATTCGCGGGCCATCGAGAACCTGCGCGCCGCTCTGCCCCGGGAGCCCAGCGAGCTCGAACGTCTCTACCCGCAGACTGCCGCGGAACTGTACTCCTGGGGTCAATCCTGGTTGCAGACGTGCCGAAACGCGTTCGTCGGCTTGGACGTCGACCCTGAACGGGTCCGGGAAGTGGCTGCGCTGATCCCTGGCGCGATGCGCGGCTTGGCCTCCGAACGTCAGTTGGGTTCCTACGCAGACCTCGACGTCGCCCGCCGCGGTCTGACCAACGCTCTGGTCGCTTACCTGCAGGGCACCGACGACGCTGGCTGA
- a CDS encoding M4 family metallopeptidase, with translation MTSGVRHPGERWRILGSGLVAAGIGVGVLAGAPVAAGSPSDSSGSPGSAEASGSATSTADSAPSTADAAPAERTPRGAKSGDTDRSRSIDDRRSARAAARGDVRGTDNEFTWRWRNHADKDSLTEERSESAGPVERPAPVTPADEAPATHSDEQTAAALPSAQTLAEAPPGAGTVTLRSVVSARPVTVASIVTDTLTWVGLGRFADGLPLPASPVSSVLEALWLAVRQSQYTWNNQRPRSEVTTSGPGPDGTVTGALNAVDYDDVALTYSLHAGPKYGTVVLDGVGGFTYIPDGSGRADTFTVTIDDTVGNPFHVHGLLGALGLAVPTRVVVSIAGNIAPADLNEVAVVTDAKGRVKAIDGRFTDRKVGSAADAAAVLNDMAATLGIAEHFARTAHITTSRVGVGSTAEIIYRVTEFVAGIEVIGSDVILVTDIHGAVTGLFNNYRGVGESFGVTPDATLDEADEIRRLIRARYPEKSLRSSELIIYALDDDNPRLAWRVVVERSARHMLVPSGAVVVFHADGPYVGEVIVTNTAASAFEVTGYARDWLGDYRAINTTMRRTPWYVVREMYDTTRNIATYRTSYPLWGLAGPALPGRVVTRGWLGWDRGAVSAHANAAAVYDYFATVLGRTSFDDKGALIEISIRYAPLLSRTYANAFWDPIAQQFVFGNRGRLEAALDIVGHEFTHAVVTSVVGGGKPVLYHGESGALNEAYADILGMLIEGKQGRGRWLIGEDSLLGAIRNLADPKSIRTSLGPYRAHYDDRYTGSGDNYGEHINSTIFSHAVYRMMVDPANIGVTDEMWATVFYQSLSRLGATSKFPEGRAAVVNTSRALNFSSAQVAAIEQAFDAVGITAVSAPLSLVA, from the coding sequence GTGACCAGCGGTGTGCGACACCCGGGTGAGCGGTGGCGGATCCTCGGCTCCGGTCTGGTCGCAGCGGGAATCGGCGTGGGGGTTCTCGCGGGCGCACCGGTTGCCGCTGGGTCGCCGTCGGACTCCTCGGGGTCGCCAGGGTCCGCAGAGGCTTCGGGATCGGCGACGTCAACAGCGGATTCCGCACCGTCGACGGCCGACGCCGCGCCCGCCGAGCGCACGCCGCGGGGCGCCAAGAGCGGCGACACCGACAGATCCCGCAGCATCGACGATCGCCGCAGCGCACGCGCGGCCGCCCGCGGTGACGTCCGCGGTACCGACAACGAGTTCACGTGGCGGTGGCGGAATCACGCCGACAAGGATTCGCTGACCGAGGAGCGATCCGAGTCGGCCGGCCCCGTCGAGCGACCGGCGCCGGTCACACCGGCAGACGAGGCGCCGGCCACCCACTCCGACGAGCAGACTGCAGCTGCGCTGCCGTCCGCGCAGACTCTTGCCGAGGCGCCGCCGGGCGCCGGCACGGTGACGTTGCGCAGCGTGGTCAGTGCCCGCCCGGTCACCGTTGCCAGCATCGTGACCGACACCCTGACCTGGGTCGGACTCGGCCGGTTCGCCGACGGCCTACCGCTGCCCGCGAGCCCGGTCTCGTCGGTGCTGGAGGCGCTGTGGCTGGCGGTGCGCCAGAGCCAGTACACCTGGAACAACCAGCGGCCCCGCTCCGAGGTCACCACGTCCGGCCCGGGGCCCGACGGCACCGTCACCGGCGCCCTCAACGCTGTCGACTACGACGATGTCGCTCTGACGTATTCGCTGCACGCGGGCCCCAAGTACGGCACGGTCGTGCTCGACGGCGTCGGCGGGTTCACCTACATCCCGGACGGGTCGGGTCGCGCTGACACGTTCACGGTGACCATCGACGACACCGTCGGCAATCCGTTCCACGTGCACGGCCTGCTCGGCGCGCTCGGCCTGGCCGTCCCCACCCGGGTGGTGGTGAGCATCGCCGGGAACATCGCGCCCGCCGATCTGAACGAGGTGGCGGTCGTTACCGACGCCAAGGGGCGGGTCAAGGCCATCGACGGACGATTCACCGACCGCAAAGTCGGCAGTGCTGCCGACGCCGCCGCCGTACTCAACGACATGGCTGCGACCCTCGGCATCGCGGAGCACTTCGCTCGGACCGCCCACATCACGACCAGCAGGGTCGGTGTCGGGTCAACGGCCGAGATCATCTATCGGGTCACGGAATTCGTGGCCGGCATCGAGGTCATCGGCAGCGACGTGATTCTGGTGACCGATATCCACGGCGCGGTGACGGGCCTGTTCAACAACTATCGCGGGGTGGGGGAGAGCTTCGGCGTCACGCCCGACGCCACTCTGGACGAGGCCGACGAGATCCGCCGCCTCATCCGCGCCCGGTACCCGGAAAAGTCGCTGCGCAGTTCCGAACTGATCATCTACGCACTCGACGACGACAATCCGCGGTTGGCGTGGCGTGTGGTGGTCGAACGTTCCGCTCGCCACATGTTGGTGCCGTCGGGCGCGGTGGTGGTCTTCCACGCCGACGGGCCCTACGTCGGCGAAGTCATCGTCACCAATACCGCCGCGTCGGCCTTCGAGGTCACCGGATATGCCCGGGACTGGCTGGGTGACTACCGCGCCATCAACACCACGATGCGCAGGACACCGTGGTACGTGGTGCGCGAGATGTACGACACGACCCGCAACATCGCGACCTATCGGACGTCCTACCCGCTATGGGGCCTGGCCGGCCCTGCCCTGCCCGGCAGGGTGGTCACCCGCGGCTGGCTGGGCTGGGACCGCGGCGCGGTATCCGCCCACGCCAACGCCGCTGCCGTCTACGACTACTTCGCCACGGTGCTGGGCCGCACGTCATTCGACGACAAGGGTGCACTGATCGAGATCAGCATCAGGTATGCGCCGCTTCTGTCGCGCACATACGCCAACGCGTTCTGGGACCCGATCGCCCAGCAGTTCGTCTTCGGCAACCGGGGCCGCCTGGAAGCGGCGCTGGATATCGTGGGACACGAATTCACCCATGCCGTGGTGACTTCAGTCGTCGGCGGCGGTAAACCTGTGCTGTATCACGGAGAATCCGGAGCGCTCAACGAAGCCTACGCCGACATCCTCGGGATGTTGATCGAAGGCAAGCAGGGCCGGGGCCGATGGCTGATCGGGGAGGACTCCCTGCTCGGAGCCATCCGCAACCTCGCCGACCCGAAGTCGATCCGCACGTCGTTGGGGCCGTACCGCGCGCACTACGACGACCGCTACACCGGCTCCGGGGACAACTACGGGGAGCACATCAACAGCACGATCTTCAGCCATGCCGTGTACCGGATGATGGTCGACCCGGCCAATATTGGCGTCACCGACGAGATGTGGGCCACGGTCTTCTACCAGTCGCTGTCCCGGCTCGGTGCCACCTCGAAATTTCCCGAAGGCCGGGCCGCGGTGGTCAACACCAGCCGCGCACTGAACTTCAGCTCGGCTCAGGTCGCCGCGATCGAGCAGGCATTCGACGCGGTCGGTATCACGGCGGTCAGCGCACCCCTGAGCCTGGTCGCCTGA
- a CDS encoding cupin domain-containing protein has product MDVISLNELADKQLEQARTANSGRSGHTVYSGQENSLRQTLIALAAGHGLDEHESPGEATLQVLRGRVRLQAQHGSAELSAGEYILLPLERHSLDVLEDSVILLTVVPGTREAIG; this is encoded by the coding sequence GTGGATGTCATCTCTTTGAATGAGCTCGCCGACAAGCAGCTCGAGCAGGCTCGCACGGCCAACTCGGGTCGGTCCGGCCACACGGTGTACAGCGGCCAGGAGAATTCCCTGCGGCAGACCCTGATCGCCCTGGCCGCCGGCCACGGTCTCGACGAGCACGAAAGCCCCGGTGAGGCAACACTTCAGGTGCTGCGCGGGCGGGTCCGTCTGCAGGCGCAGCACGGGTCGGCCGAGCTGTCGGCCGGCGAGTACATCCTGCTCCCGCTCGAGCGACACAGTCTCGATGTGCTCGAGGACTCGGTGATCCTGTTGACGGTCGTCCCTGGCACCCGCGAAGCAATCGGGTAG
- a CDS encoding IS481 family transposase: MVHANASLTPRGRLRLAQAVVDQGWSLRRAAERFQCSVATAKKWADRYRDGGEAAMVDRPSRPHRSPLRLPKRRERRIVNLRFTRRWGPHRIAAYLHLPRSTVEAVLRRYRMPLLRHLDQNTGLPVRRPKPRRYEHPAPGDLVHVDVKKLGRIPDGGGHRKLGRQAGRRNRCGMGYTFLHHAVDDHSRLAYSEDLTDERKETAAGFWKRANAFFADHGITVKRVLTDNGSCYRSKNFAEALGPDITHKRTRPYRPQTNGKVERFNRTLTTEWAYAQTYRSEAERAGTYQHWLHHYNHHRPHTGIGGMTPIERLRVHNLPVKNT; this comes from the coding sequence ATGGTCCACGCTAATGCTTCGTTGACTCCTCGTGGGCGGTTGCGGCTTGCGCAGGCGGTTGTTGATCAGGGCTGGAGTTTGCGGCGCGCGGCTGAGCGGTTCCAATGTTCGGTGGCCACAGCCAAGAAATGGGCCGACCGTTATCGCGACGGTGGCGAAGCAGCGATGGTAGACCGGCCCAGCCGGCCGCATCGCAGTCCGTTGCGGTTGCCGAAACGACGTGAGCGGCGCATCGTCAACCTGCGCTTCACCCGGCGCTGGGGCCCACATCGCATCGCCGCTTACCTGCACCTGCCACGCTCGACCGTTGAGGCGGTGCTGCGCCGCTACCGGATGCCATTGCTGCGGCACCTGGACCAAAACACCGGGTTACCGGTACGCCGGCCCAAACCCCGCCGCTATGAGCACCCGGCTCCCGGCGACTTGGTCCATGTCGACGTCAAGAAACTGGGCCGCATCCCCGACGGGGGCGGCCATCGCAAGCTGGGTCGCCAAGCCGGCCGGCGCAACCGCTGCGGCATGGGATACACGTTCTTGCACCACGCCGTTGATGACCACTCCCGGCTGGCCTACTCCGAGGACCTCACCGACGAACGCAAAGAAACCGCCGCGGGATTCTGGAAACGCGCCAACGCGTTCTTCGCCGACCACGGCATCACCGTCAAACGAGTGTTGACCGACAATGGATCCTGTTACCGGTCAAAGAATTTCGCTGAAGCGCTCGGCCCCGACATCACCCACAAGAGGACCCGGCCCTACCGGCCACAGACCAACGGCAAAGTCGAGCGATTCAACCGCACCCTGACCACCGAATGGGCCTATGCGCAGACCTACCGCTCTGAGGCCGAACGCGCCGGAACCTACCAGCACTGGCTGCATCACTACAATCACCACCGACCCCACACCGGCATCGGCGGAATGACACCAATCGAGCGCCTACGCGTTCACAACCTACCCGTGAAGAACACCTAG
- a CDS encoding alpha/beta fold hydrolase has translation MSSTKFLDLHGDRLAYQDAGGGEDTLLLIHGMAGSSATWREVIPQLAKNYRVVAPDLLGHGQSAKPRSDYSLGAFAVLLRDFLDELGITRATVVGQSLGGGVAMQFVYQHPDYCERLVLISSGGLGPDVGWTLRLLSAPGAELLLPVIAPTPVVSVGNKLRSWLSAGGIQSPRGAEMWSAYSSLSDSATRQAFLKTLRSVVDYRGQSVSALNRLHLKAELPTMVIWGDEDRVIPVEHGYEVQAALPECRLEVLPGVGHFPHVERPFEVVELLENFIKTASASRQATESPGGE, from the coding sequence ATGAGCTCGACGAAGTTTCTCGACCTACACGGTGATCGCCTCGCCTACCAGGACGCCGGCGGCGGTGAAGACACGCTGCTGCTCATCCACGGCATGGCGGGGAGCTCGGCGACCTGGCGGGAGGTGATCCCGCAGCTGGCCAAAAACTACCGCGTCGTGGCCCCGGACCTCCTCGGCCACGGCCAGTCGGCCAAACCGCGCAGCGATTACTCACTCGGCGCATTCGCCGTGTTACTGCGTGACTTCCTCGATGAGCTAGGCATCACGCGCGCCACGGTCGTCGGGCAATCGCTCGGCGGCGGAGTGGCGATGCAGTTCGTCTACCAGCATCCGGATTACTGCGAGCGTTTGGTGTTGATCAGCAGCGGCGGTCTGGGTCCTGACGTGGGTTGGACGCTTCGGCTGCTGTCGGCTCCAGGTGCCGAGCTGTTGTTGCCGGTCATCGCGCCCACCCCGGTAGTGAGCGTCGGCAACAAGCTGCGTTCCTGGCTGTCGGCCGGCGGAATTCAGTCACCGCGCGGCGCGGAAATGTGGAGCGCCTACTCCTCGTTGTCCGATTCTGCCACCCGTCAGGCCTTCCTCAAGACGCTGCGTTCGGTCGTCGACTATCGCGGCCAGTCGGTCAGCGCACTGAATCGACTCCACCTGAAGGCCGAGTTGCCGACGATGGTCATCTGGGGAGACGAGGACCGCGTCATCCCGGTGGAGCACGGCTACGAGGTGCAAGCCGCACTTCCAGAATGCCGGCTGGAGGTGCTGCCAGGGGTGGGTCACTTCCCGCACGTGGAGCGTCCGTTCGAGGTGGTCGAGCTGCTCGAGAACTTCATCAAGACGGCGTCGGCGTCGCGTCAGGCGACCGAGTCCCCAGGCGGCGAATAA
- a CDS encoding carboxymuconolactone decarboxylase family protein encodes MTDSAVPELLAQLVALSSGDPHADTLIRLTCGRTLSLPPLPMPGDVVDELSAQDRVLAGLAEQFCVDVTGIGDQQRQHFLETFGDRAFRTVLAVFVADFVPRVWAGCAALGLGTPGQVTDVAWQPETDPAEVLLAGFVPAVARLRELDAVTTEVVRLRGAAAHNCRLCKSLREGHALDAGGSEDLYGQIADYEKSELLSGAHKAALRYVDALVWTPSRIDEAVVAGMHTHFSGNQQLEITLDVMRNAANKIMVSLGADAPRVTEGTERYEVDETGQTIFA; translated from the coding sequence GTGACCGATTCCGCGGTACCCGAACTCCTGGCCCAACTGGTCGCGTTGTCCTCGGGTGACCCGCACGCCGATACACTCATCCGCCTGACGTGCGGGCGCACGCTGTCATTGCCGCCGCTACCGATGCCCGGCGACGTGGTGGACGAACTCAGCGCGCAGGATCGGGTGCTGGCCGGCTTGGCCGAGCAGTTCTGCGTCGACGTCACCGGCATCGGCGACCAGCAACGTCAGCATTTCCTGGAAACATTTGGAGACCGTGCTTTTCGTACCGTGCTGGCGGTATTCGTCGCCGATTTCGTCCCGCGGGTGTGGGCCGGGTGTGCCGCGCTGGGGCTCGGCACACCCGGACAGGTGACCGACGTGGCGTGGCAGCCCGAGACCGATCCCGCCGAGGTGCTGTTGGCCGGGTTCGTGCCGGCGGTCGCGCGACTGCGCGAGCTCGACGCCGTCACCACCGAAGTGGTCCGGCTGCGCGGCGCGGCCGCCCACAATTGCCGGCTGTGCAAGTCCCTGCGCGAAGGACATGCCCTCGACGCGGGCGGCAGCGAGGACCTGTACGGCCAGATCGCCGACTACGAGAAATCCGAGCTGCTCTCAGGTGCCCACAAAGCGGCGCTGCGCTATGTCGATGCGCTGGTCTGGACGCCGTCGCGCATCGACGAGGCGGTGGTGGCGGGCATGCACACCCACTTCAGCGGCAACCAGCAGCTGGAGATCACCCTCGACGTGATGCGCAACGCCGCGAACAAAATCATGGTCTCGCTGGGGGCCGACGCGCCGCGGGTCACCGAAGGTACCGAACGCTACGAAGTCGACGAGACGGGCCAGACGATCTTCGCCTGA
- a CDS encoding TldD/PmbA family protein: protein MIGAHQVVELALDQARRLGQADETIVVVTDRVDAALRWANNTMTTNGESTSRTITVISIVRRGESAHVGSVRSSAADPAVVADLVAASQRAASSATAARDAAPPLPAGDEPPDWDAPVAGTGVDVFLGVAEGLTRGFRGSDTLFGYARHILETTFVATSGGVRRRYTQPTGSVEINAKRGGASAWAGVSTPDFVAVPTESLLDELATRLSWAQRRIELPAGRYETIMPPSTVADIMIYLSWMMSGRGAHEGRTALSAQGGGTRVGEKLTSLPLTMYSDPWAAGLECTPFVAVSTSSERSSVFDNGMDIGRVDWIRDGVINALAYPRAAAAEFAAPVAVGADNLLMTGGSATLADMIAGTERGLLLTTFWYMREVDPSVLLMTGLTRDGVYLVEDGEVSAAVNNFRFNESPLDLLRRATEVGVSEFTLPREWGDWATRAQMPSLRIPDFHMSSVSQAQ from the coding sequence ATGATCGGCGCGCACCAGGTGGTCGAGCTCGCCCTGGACCAGGCCCGCCGGCTCGGGCAGGCCGATGAGACCATCGTCGTGGTCACCGACCGCGTCGATGCCGCGCTGCGGTGGGCCAACAACACCATGACCACCAATGGTGAGTCGACCAGCCGGACGATCACGGTCATCTCCATCGTGCGCCGCGGTGAGAGTGCACACGTCGGGTCGGTGCGCTCCAGTGCCGCCGACCCGGCCGTCGTGGCCGATCTGGTCGCGGCGTCGCAGCGGGCCGCGTCGTCTGCGACCGCGGCCCGCGATGCGGCGCCCCCGCTACCGGCCGGTGACGAGCCGCCCGACTGGGACGCCCCGGTCGCAGGCACCGGGGTGGACGTGTTCCTCGGCGTCGCCGAGGGGTTGACGCGCGGATTCCGAGGCAGCGACACGCTTTTCGGCTATGCGCGGCACATCCTGGAAACCACGTTCGTCGCGACGTCGGGCGGAGTGCGGCGGCGCTACACCCAGCCGACCGGGTCGGTGGAGATCAACGCCAAACGCGGGGGCGCCAGCGCGTGGGCGGGCGTCAGTACGCCCGATTTTGTCGCCGTGCCCACCGAATCGCTGCTCGACGAGCTCGCCACCCGGCTGTCGTGGGCGCAGCGGAGGATCGAATTGCCGGCCGGGCGTTACGAAACGATCATGCCGCCCTCGACGGTGGCCGACATCATGATCTACCTGTCGTGGATGATGAGCGGCCGGGGCGCCCACGAAGGACGCACAGCGCTCTCGGCTCAGGGCGGCGGCACCCGGGTGGGGGAGAAGCTCACGTCGCTGCCGCTGACCATGTACTCCGATCCTTGGGCAGCCGGCCTGGAGTGCACTCCGTTCGTGGCAGTCTCGACGTCCTCGGAGCGGTCGTCGGTGTTCGACAACGGCATGGACATCGGACGGGTCGACTGGATCCGCGATGGTGTGATCAACGCGCTGGCCTATCCACGCGCTGCAGCAGCCGAATTCGCCGCGCCGGTGGCGGTCGGCGCCGACAACCTGCTGATGACCGGCGGTTCGGCCACCTTGGCGGACATGATCGCCGGCACCGAGCGCGGATTGCTGCTGACCACCTTCTGGTACATGCGCGAGGTTGACCCGTCGGTGCTGTTGATGACCGGGCTGACCCGAGACGGGGTGTATCTGGTCGAGGACGGCGAAGTCAGCGCGGCGGTGAACAACTTCCGCTTCAACGAGAGTCCGCTGGACCTGTTGCGGCGCGCCACCGAAGTCGGTGTCAGCGAGTTCACGCTGCCGCGCGAATGGGGCGACTGGGCCACCCGCGCCCAGATGCCCTCCCTGCGGATCCCCGACTTCCACATGTCCTCGGTCAGCCAGGCGCAATAA